TCGCGCGCGCTCCAGTCGTTCATGATCGTGAAGCCCGCCACCACCGAGCGCCAGTCCTCGGCGCGCACGTCCCGGGCCTGCTTGCCGATCACGCAGGCGATCTCGAGCTCATAGTCGAGCGCCTCGGTCGTGGCGGGCTTCCGGACCGGCTCGCCGTGCCCCATGAGCGCGCCGGGATTCGAGAAGTAGAAGACCGGGAATTCGTACCACTCGGGCGGCACGGGCAGCCCGCGGCGCGCGCGGGCGTTTCGGACGTGGGTTTCGAACGCGTAGAAATCGCGCACGGTGGGCGGGCGGGCGACGGGGGAATGGAACACGACCGACTGGAGCTCGTGCCGGGCCGCGGACAGGAGATCGAGCCGCTCCCCGGCCGCGCGCTCCGCGCGGGCGAAGGTGTCGCGCGCGGCGGCGAGACCCCGGTCCCAGTCCGAGAGCAACGATTCCATCGTGGCGAGGAGCGCGGGGCCCGAATCGGGAATATCCAGGGCCGCGGCGGCTCGCGCCAGCTCGAGAACGGAGCCGTCCTCGAGCGCGCCCAACGCACGGGAGCCCGCCCCCTTCGGAGAGAAGGAGACCAGACGCATCGGGGAGTTAGAGGTTGCCTCGGAGAGCCTGTTCCCGCTCGATCGCCTCGAAGAGGGCCTTGAAGTTCCCCTTTCCGAAGCCGCGGCTTCCCTTTCGCTGGATGATCTCGTAGAAGACGGTCGGACGGTCCTCGACCGGTTTGGTGAACAGCTGGAGGAGGTAGCCCTCCTCGTCCCGGTCGACGAGGATTCCCAGGCCCGCGAGCGTGTCGATGTTCTCGGTCGTCCCGACGCGCGACGGGAGCATCTCGTAGTACGCGGGCGGAACCGTGAGGAACGCCACGCCGCTGTCGCGAAGCCGCGCCACGGTGTCGATGATGTCCGCCGTCGCGAGCGCGATGTGCTGCACGCCCGGGCCGCGGTAGAAATCGAGGTACTCCTCGATCTGGGATTTCCGTTTTCCCTCGGCCGGCTCGTTGATCGGGAACTTGATCCGGCCCGATCCGTCCGCCATCACCTTCGACATGAGCGCGGAGTATTCGGTGGAGATGTCCTTGTCGTCGAAATGCTGGAATTGGCTGAACCCCATGACGTCGCGGTAGTAGGCGACGTAGCGGTTCATGTCCCCCAGCGCCACGTTCCCGACCATGTGGTCGATGTAGAGGAGCGGGCCGGGCTCGACCCTGGCGCCGGTCGAGCGATAGCCGGGAAGGAACGCGCCCTTGTAGTTCGACCGGTCGATGAAGGAGTGGATCGTGTCGCCGTAGGTGGCGATCGCCGCCCGGCGAATCACGCCGTGCTCGTCCTGGACGTCGTGGGGCTCCTGGATCGAGCGTGCGCCGCGTTTCGTGGTGCCCTCCCACGCCCGGTCGACGTCCTCGACGTCAAGCGCGATGTCCCGGACGCCGTCCCCGTGCCGCTGGACGTGGTCCGCGATCGGACCGTCCGGCCCGAGCGCCGCGGTCAGGACCAGCCGGACCTTCCCCTGCTGGAGCACGTACGAGGCGCGGTCTCGGAGCCCCGTCTCGAGGCCGCCGTACGCCGCGGCGGAGAGCCCGAAGGCGTGCGCGTAGTAGTACGCCGCCTGCTTCGCGTTCCCGACGTAGAACTCGACGTGGTCGGTCCCGCGGATCTTCAGGAAGTCGTCCGGGGCACTCTGGCTTGGCTTGGCCTTGGGCGCCGCGGCGCTGCTCGGCTTCGGCGCGGCTGTGCTGCCCGTCTTCGGTTTCATCCGTACAGCCCTCGGAGCCGCGTCGCCTCCGCCACCCGCCCGACGCCCAGCATGTAGGCCGCGGTGCGCATGTGGACATGGTGCTTCTGCGCGAGCGCGGACACATCCGCGAACGACCGGCGCATGACGGTCTCGAGCTTCTGGTTCACCTCTTCCTCGCTCCAGAAATAGTTCGCGAGGTCCTGTACCCACTCGAAGTAGGAGACCGTGACGCCGCCCGCGTTCGCCAGGATGTCCGGGATCAGGAAGACACCGTTCTCGTGCAGGATCGGATCGGCCTCGGGCGTCGTCGGCCCGTTGGCGGCCTCGGCCAGGATCTTGGGACGGATCCGGGGCGCGTTCTCCTCGGTGATCTGATTCTCCAGGGCGGCCGGGACCAGGACGTCGACCTTGAGCTCGAGCAGATCGTGGTTCGTGATCTTCTCGGTTCCAGGCATGCCGACGACGCTCCCCGCATTCTTCTTGTGCGCCTGCACCGCCGCCGGGTCGAGCCCCTTCGAGCTCTGGATCCCGCCGCGGGAGTCGCTCACCGCGACCACCTTCGCGCCGCGCGCGTGGAGCAGATCGTGCGCGATCGAGCCGGCGTTCCCGTATCCCTGGATCGCCACGGTGAGACCCGCGAGCTTGAGACCCAGGTGCTTGCACGCCTCTTCGATCGTGACGGTGCAGCCCCTCGCCGTCGCCTCGCGCCGGCCGAGCGATCCGCCGAGGGAAATCGGCTTCCCGGTCACAACGCCCGGGGACGCGAAGCCCTGGCGCATGGTGAACGTATCCATGATCCACGCCATCACCTGAGCGTCGGTGTAGACGTCCGGGGCGGGGATGTCCTTCTCCGGGCCGATGATGATCGCGATCTCGTTCGTGTAGCGGCGGGTCATCCGCTCCAGCTCGTGCATCGAGAGCACCTTGGGATCGACCTCGATGCCGCCCTTCGCGCCTCCGTACGGGAGGTTCACGACAGCGCACTTCCAGGTCATCCACGCGGCGAGCGCCTTCACCTCGTCCAGCGTGACCTGCGGGTGGAACCGGATGCCGCCCTTCGCGGGACCGCG
The DNA window shown above is from Candidatus Eisenbacteria bacterium and carries:
- a CDS encoding fumarylacetoacetate hydrolase family protein, with the translated sequence MRLVSFSPKGAGSRALGALEDGSVLELARAAAALDIPDSGPALLATMESLLSDWDRGLAAARDTFARAERAAGERLDLLSAARHELQSVVFHSPVARPPTVRDFYAFETHVRNARARRGLPVPPEWYEFPVFYFSNPGALMGHGEPVRKPATTEALDYELEIACVIGKQARDVRAEDWRSVVAGFTIMNDWSARDVQRREMAVGLGPAKGKDFATSLGPSLVTLDELEPRRQGDRHDLAMEARVNGRTLSTGNARDMHYTFGHMIARASQDVYLFPGDVIGSGTVGGGCLLELGPEVHRWLQPGDEVTLEIERLGALTNRIV
- the hppD gene encoding 4-hydroxyphenylpyruvate dioxygenase, translating into MKPKTGSTAAPKPSSAAAPKAKPSQSAPDDFLKIRGTDHVEFYVGNAKQAAYYYAHAFGLSAAAYGGLETGLRDRASYVLQQGKVRLVLTAALGPDGPIADHVQRHGDGVRDIALDVEDVDRAWEGTTKRGARSIQEPHDVQDEHGVIRRAAIATYGDTIHSFIDRSNYKGAFLPGYRSTGARVEPGPLLYIDHMVGNVALGDMNRYVAYYRDVMGFSQFQHFDDKDISTEYSALMSKVMADGSGRIKFPINEPAEGKRKSQIEEYLDFYRGPGVQHIALATADIIDTVARLRDSGVAFLTVPPAYYEMLPSRVGTTENIDTLAGLGILVDRDEEGYLLQLFTKPVEDRPTVFYEIIQRKGSRGFGKGNFKALFEAIEREQALRGNL
- a CDS encoding Glu/Leu/Phe/Val dehydrogenase encodes the protein MALVAEEIRNPFQIAQMQFDIAANMLNLEDGIRLKLRVPRRCLTVSVPFEMDDGTWRVVTGHRVQHDVSRGPAKGGIRFHPQVTLDEVKALAAWMTWKCAVVNLPYGGAKGGIEVDPKVLSMHELERMTRRYTNEIAIIIGPEKDIPAPDVYTDAQVMAWIMDTFTMRQGFASPGVVTGKPISLGGSLGRREATARGCTVTIEEACKHLGLKLAGLTVAIQGYGNAGSIAHDLLHARGAKVVAVSDSRGGIQSSKGLDPAAVQAHKKNAGSVVGMPGTEKITNHDLLELKVDVLVPAALENQITEENAPRIRPKILAEAANGPTTPEADPILHENGVFLIPDILANAGGVTVSYFEWVQDLANYFWSEEEVNQKLETVMRRSFADVSALAQKHHVHMRTAAYMLGVGRVAEATRLRGLYG